One window of Fusobacterium polymorphum genomic DNA carries:
- the rimI gene encoding ribosomal protein S18-alanine N-acetyltransferase has translation MIKKLTSNDINYIEQIFNLEKEIFINSAFNKSYMETLIKADNSFIYTYIIDDKVCGYLMVLDSIDVYEILAIATIEKYRNKGIAQELLDKIKTKDIFLEVRESNQVAINFYKKNKFNQISIRKNYYSEPNENAIIMKLEVNNEQ, from the coding sequence ATGATTAAAAAATTAACAAGTAATGATATAAATTATATAGAGCAAATTTTTAATTTAGAAAAAGAGATTTTTATAAATTCTGCTTTTAATAAAAGTTATATGGAAACTTTAATAAAAGCTGATAATTCATTTATTTATACTTATATTATAGATGATAAAGTTTGTGGATATTTAATGGTTCTTGATAGCATAGATGTATATGAAATTCTTGCAATAGCAACTATTGAAAAATATAGAAATAAAGGTATTGCTCAAGAACTTTTAGATAAAATAAAAACAAAAGATATTTTTTTAGAAGTGAGAGAAAGTAATCAAGTAGCTATAAATTTTTATAAAAAAAATAAATTTAATCAAATATCAATTAGAAAAAATTATTATTCAGAACCAAACGAAAATGCTATTATAATGAAATTGGAGGTAAACAATGAGCAATGA
- the lepB gene encoding signal peptidase I, with protein sequence MSTKNWTYIIIFIIIITILILLKLFATKTIFYGVFYFFLTLFFIYIFAKEKDLAKKFDVRRDKFVKKITEKYDIKNEKKIKHLKKTLYYIETIGTALILVVIIQRFYIGNFKIPTGSMIPTIEVGDRVFADMVSYKFTTPKRNSIIVFEEPIQNKVLYTKRAMGLPGERIKIEDDILYVNGEKIDFRRYSNLGIGDMEWRIPQKGDKLEIIPAGNYNEAYKSASIDIAKVQEELKNNSVSIYEFMPNLKFVVNGEETAPILDFIHDKNILDKLLVGETVEVILKDNYYLALGDNTDNSFDSRYWGFVKESRIRGRALVRFWPLNRIGIVK encoded by the coding sequence ATGTCAACAAAAAATTGGACTTATATTATTATTTTTATAATTATAATTACAATCTTAATTCTTTTAAAGTTATTTGCAACAAAAACTATATTTTATGGAGTATTTTATTTTTTTCTAACACTTTTCTTTATTTATATATTTGCTAAAGAAAAGGATTTAGCTAAGAAGTTTGATGTTCGTAGAGATAAGTTTGTTAAGAAGATAACAGAAAAATATGATATAAAAAATGAAAAGAAAATTAAACATCTTAAGAAAACTCTTTATTATATTGAAACAATAGGAACAGCACTTATATTAGTTGTGATTATTCAAAGATTTTATATAGGAAATTTCAAAATCCCTACTGGTTCAATGATACCTACAATAGAAGTAGGAGATAGAGTTTTTGCTGATATGGTTTCTTATAAGTTTACAACACCTAAAAGAAATAGTATTATTGTTTTTGAAGAACCCATTCAAAATAAAGTGCTATACACAAAAAGAGCAATGGGGTTACCAGGAGAAAGAATAAAAATAGAAGATGATATTTTATATGTAAATGGAGAAAAAATAGATTTTAGAAGATACAGCAACTTAGGAATTGGGGATATGGAATGGAGAATTCCACAAAAAGGTGATAAATTAGAAATTATTCCTGCTGGAAATTATAATGAAGCTTATAAATCTGCTTCTATTGATATAGCTAAAGTTCAAGAAGAATTAAAAAATAACTCAGTTTCTATCTATGAGTTTATGCCTAACTTAAAGTTTGTTGTAAATGGAGAAGAAACTGCCCCAATTTTAGATTTTATTCATGATAAAAACATTTTGGATAAACTGTTAGTTGGAGAAACAGTTGAAGTTATCTTAAAAGATAATTATTATTTAGCCTTAGGAGACAATACAGATAATAGTTTTGATTCAAGATACTGGGGCTTTGTAAAAGAAAGTAGAATAAGAGGAAGAGCTTTAGTTAGATTCTGGCCTTTAAATAGAATAGGAATAGTAAAATAA
- the purB gene encoding adenylosuccinate lyase, whose protein sequence is MSNEIYSNPLCERYSSKEMMYNFSPDKKFSTWRKLWIALAESEKELGLDISQEQINEMKKNIHNIDYELAAKKEKEFRHDVMAHVHTFGTQAPLAMPIIHLGATSAFVGDNTDLIQIKDGLAIIKAKLINVMNNLSKFALDNKNIATLGFTHFQAAQLTTVGKRATLWLQSLLLDLEELEFREKTLRFRGVKGTTGTQASFKDLFNGDFSKVEELDILVSKKMGFDKRFAVTGQTYDRKVDSEIMNLLANIAQSAHKFTNDLRLLQHLKEVEEPFEKSQIGSSAMAYKRNPMRSERISSLAKFVIALQQSTAMVASTQWFERTLDDSANKRLSLPQAFLAVDAILIIWNNIMEGLVVYDKIIEKHIMSELPFMATEYIIMECVKAGGDRQELHERIRVHSMEAGKQVKVEGKDNDLIDRIVNDDYFKLDKAKLLSILEPKNFIGFAPEQTEKFIDIEIKPILEKYKNLLGMDSELKV, encoded by the coding sequence ATGAGCAATGAAATTTATTCAAACCCATTATGTGAAAGATACAGTTCAAAGGAAATGATGTATAACTTTTCACCTGATAAAAAGTTTTCAACTTGGAGAAAACTTTGGATTGCACTTGCAGAATCTGAAAAAGAGTTAGGACTTGATATATCACAAGAACAAATTAATGAAATGAAAAAAAATATCCATAACATAGATTATGAATTAGCAGCAAAAAAAGAAAAAGAATTTAGACATGATGTTATGGCTCATGTACATACATTTGGAACACAAGCTCCCTTAGCTATGCCAATAATACATTTAGGAGCTACAAGTGCTTTTGTTGGTGACAATACAGATTTAATTCAAATTAAAGATGGACTTGCAATTATAAAAGCTAAGCTTATAAATGTTATGAATAATCTTTCTAAGTTTGCATTAGATAATAAAAATATAGCAACTTTAGGATTTACACATTTTCAAGCTGCTCAACTTACAACAGTAGGAAAAAGAGCAACATTATGGCTACAATCTTTATTGTTAGATTTAGAAGAATTAGAATTTAGAGAAAAAACTCTAAGATTTAGAGGTGTAAAGGGAACAACTGGAACACAAGCAAGTTTTAAAGATTTATTCAATGGAGATTTTTCAAAAGTTGAAGAATTAGATATTTTAGTTTCTAAAAAAATGGGCTTTGATAAAAGATTTGCAGTAACAGGTCAAACTTATGATAGAAAAGTTGATTCAGAAATAATGAACTTACTTGCAAATATAGCTCAATCTGCTCATAAGTTTACTAATGATTTAAGATTATTACAACATTTAAAAGAAGTTGAAGAACCTTTTGAAAAGAGCCAAATAGGTTCATCTGCAATGGCATATAAAAGAAATCCTATGAGAAGTGAAAGAATCTCATCTCTTGCTAAGTTTGTTATAGCATTACAACAAAGTACAGCTATGGTAGCTTCAACTCAATGGTTTGAAAGAACTCTTGATGATTCAGCTAACAAAAGATTATCATTACCTCAAGCATTTTTAGCTGTAGATGCCATATTAATTATTTGGAATAATATTATGGAAGGTTTGGTAGTATATGATAAAATAATAGAAAAACATATAATGAGTGAACTTCCATTTATGGCAACTGAATATATAATAATGGAATGTGTAAAAGCTGGTGGAGATAGACAAGAATTACATGAAAGAATAAGAGTTCATTCTATGGAAGCTGGTAAACAAGTAAAGGTTGAAGGAAAAGACAATGATTTAATAGATAGAATAGTTAATGATGACTACTTCAAATTAGATAAAGCTAAATTACTTTCTATCTTAGAGCCTAAAAACTTTATTGGTTTTGCTCCTGAACAAACAGAAAAGTTTATTGATATAGAAATAAAACCAATACTAGAAAAATATAAAAATCTTTTAGGAATGGATTCTGAATTAAAAGTATAG